The genomic region TTGTCCATTCTATAGCCTGGCCTCAGTCTTAGGGTGCTCAGACGAAAGAGTCACTGCGTCAGCTCAGATGAGAACAAAGGACTATTCCTCAATTACACTCTATGCACAGGGCATCGTCTATCTAACTACTTACAGAACTCGGCCGCTATATTGGTCAATCCCTCAGCCACTTGTTCAATTGACTTGACGTGAACGAACTCCTCCTTTCCATGAAGTCCCTCTCCCTTTGGTCCCCAGAGCAGAGGCACTATCCCCTTCTCAGCCAACAAAGCGCAATCAGTCCAGAACAGGGCACCGCCAATGACCGCATCTTTGCCAGTGACACTGCCTACAATGCCGGAGACGAGCTTGGTGAAAGGGTGGTCTGCCGCTATGAACTGGGGCGGGCGGCcgaagaagatcttggctTCTGCCTTGAAGTCGGTGACCTCCTTTGCTACCTTGGCAATAATGTCGTCGAACTCCTTCTGGACAGCTTCATTGGTCTCTCCAGGAATTGTTCGGCGCTCTGCGATGATGGTACACTGTGCAGGGTACGACGATGCCTCTTCGCCGCCGGAAATCAGTGAAGCGTGTGCAGTTCCTGTTCCGAGGGTCTCATGGCCTGGGCCTTCTTGCAATTTCTTCGCATATCTACCGAACTCCACGAGGAAATGGCCGGCATTGACAATCGCGTCGATGCCTAGATCAGCCCGTGAACCATGTGCAGCCAGTCCATggatcttgatctcaatgTGACAGTATCCCTTGTGCGTGTGACTGATCTCGAGGTTCGTTGGCTCCGATACAACAGCGGCATCTGCTCTCCATCCAGCGCGAAGGATGTCTTCTGTTCCCTTACTCAAACTCTCCTCATCGGCAACACCGGTGAAGATCACATCACCACGaaggccaagcttcttggcattGGCAAGCGCGATCATGCCTGCTGCGACGCCTCCCTTCATGTCAGCGGATCCCCGACCATAAAGGCGCCCATTTACAATCTTGCCGCTTAACGGATCATCGTCGTAGCCCATGATAGTCACCGTGTCGATGTGTCCATTGAACATGATACTCTTGCCGCCGCCAGAGCCACGAACAACGCCAACGACAGAGGGCCGGCCCTTTTCGAATTCCACCCAATGCGTCTCAAGGTCCCTATGCTCGAGCCATGCAGCGACATAGCGAGCGATGATGGTCTCGCCAGGTCCGGGAACAGAACCCAAGTCGGGACTGGCTGAGTTGACCTGAACAAGGGTCTGAGTAAGTTCAACTGGGTCATTGCCAGAAACGTCGTGGGGTATATCGTAGTCTCGGTTTCGCTCTGTGCAAAAGATCACTACATTGGACTTCTCATTCAATCCAAGGGCCTTCTTGTCACCTGGTGTAAGCCGCCTCAGCGCAGCAAGAGTCGAGCCACCGCAGGGTCCAGCGTTGATGCCTTGAGATTGCAGATACAGGGCGGACTGGTGAGCCTCGTAGTCTGATACGGTCAAGCTTGCATCAACACCGTTCTTCAATAAGTCCCATGCGATTGTCGAAGGGGCTCCGCAATTGAgaccagccatgatggttCCAGTCGTCGGGATCTCAGTGAATTCGCCCTTCTCCAGACTCTTCCACAAACACGCCGCAGTGTCAGGCTCAACTGTCAACGTAGAAGTGGCTGTACCCTGTCTCTTGAAGTGTGAGATGACAGCTTGGGCGAATGACCCGACTCCGACAGGAGCGATGACCAAGTCAGCTTTGGTAGAACCAAGCTGCTTGTCAACCTCTCGCATCATGGTACCATAGCCATCGACAATCCACTACAACACGTTAGAATTGGAGATGGTCATTTATCGGGAAATATTGCTTGCCTGTGGAACAGTCTGGTAGTCACCGAACGCATGATCCTGAACCAGGATCCCCTGCTCATGCTTGGACGCAGACTCGGCCTCAAGCGTAGCATCTTCATATTTACCCTTTGATACAACAACCTTTGCACCTTCAGACTCAATCAATTTGACTGTAGAAAGATGCATAGACGCCGGGACATGAATCTCAGCTGATATATCGAAGATCGCACCCATCCGCGCCACTGCACGTCCATGATTCCCTTCTGTCGCTGCGTACAAGGTCAATTGATGAGCCTTTGCCGCTTCTCGGACAGTATCAATATCTGAGTCAAGAGGTAACCCAAGCTTCTCGGCTATGGAGCGGAATGCGCCCCAAGAAGCACCCAAGATCTTGAACGCTGGAAGACCGAAGCGGTTCGTCTCATCTTTGACATGGATAGCTCCGACCCCGA from Fusarium fujikuroi IMI 58289 draft genome, chromosome FFUJ_chr04 harbors:
- a CDS encoding related to diaminopropionate ammonia-lyase, encoding MTTRRHVHFNSKAKSWTSPEPTSTEAIDRFHQSLPNYEPTPLVSLDSLAKEIGVGAIHVKDETNRFGLPAFKILGASWGAFRSIAEKLGLPLDSDIDTVREAAKAHQLTLYAATEGNHGRAVARMGAIFDISAEIHVPASMHLSTVKLIESEGAKVVVSKGKYEDATLEAESASKHEQGILVQDHAFGDYQTWIVDGYGTMMREVDKQLGSTKADLVIAPVGVGSFAQAVISHFKRQGTATSTLTVEPDTAACLWKSLEKGEFTEIPTTGTIMAGLNCGAPSTIAWDLLKNGVDASLTVSDYEAHQSALYLQSQGINAGPCGGSTLAALRRLTPGDKKALGLNEKSNVVIFCTERNRDYDIPHDVSGNDPVELTQTLVQVNSASPDLGSVPGPGETIIARYVAAWLEHRDLETHWVEFEKGRPSVVGVVRGSGGGKSIMFNGHIDTVTIMGYDDDPLSGKIVNGRLYGRGSADMKGGVAAGMIALANAKKLGLRGDVIFTGVADEESLSKGTEDILRAGWRADAAVVSEPTNLEISHTHKGYCHIEIKIHGLAAHGSRADLGIDAIVNAGHFLVEFGRYAKKLQEGPGHETLGTGTAHASLISGGEEASSYPAQCTIIAERRTIPGETNEAVQKEFDDIIAKVAKEVTDFKAEAKIFFGRPPQFIAADHPFTKLVSGIVGSVTGKDAVIGGALFWTDCALLAEKGIVPLLWGPKGEGLHGKEEFVHVKSIEQVAEGLTNIAAEFCK